One window from the genome of Nocardioides panaciterrulae encodes:
- a CDS encoding DUF3090 domain-containing protein produces the protein MAPVVHGFDPPERFVAGTVGPPGARTFFLQARSGARVVSIALEKQQVAALAERMDELLDEVMASEVSEAMIPAVAPLGLEDNEPLEQPIEEEFRAGTMTLSWDPADERVVVEVFPFTEAAVLSPDQVDEEVEEPEPDEVFLVRLPAGAARAFVQRSAQVLEAGRPSCPFCGNPIDPDGHLCVRANGFRRRDP, from the coding sequence ATGGCACCAGTCGTCCACGGATTCGACCCGCCGGAGCGCTTCGTCGCGGGCACGGTCGGCCCACCCGGCGCGCGCACGTTCTTCCTGCAGGCCCGCTCGGGCGCGCGGGTCGTGAGCATCGCCCTGGAGAAGCAGCAGGTGGCCGCGCTCGCCGAGCGGATGGACGAGCTGCTCGACGAGGTGATGGCCAGCGAGGTGAGCGAGGCGATGATCCCCGCCGTGGCCCCCCTCGGGCTCGAGGACAACGAGCCGCTCGAGCAGCCGATCGAGGAGGAGTTCCGGGCGGGCACGATGACGCTGTCGTGGGACCCCGCCGACGAGCGCGTCGTGGTCGAGGTCTTCCCGTTCACCGAGGCGGCGGTCCTCTCGCCCGACCAGGTCGACGAGGAGGTGGAGGAGCCGGAGCCCGACGAGGTCTTCCTGGTCCGCCTCCCCGCCGGCGCGGCCCGGGCCTTCGTCCAGCGGTCCGCGCAGGTCCTGGAGGCCGGCCGCCCCAGCTGCCCGTTCTGCGGCAACCCGATCGACCCCGACGGGCACCTGTGCGTGCGGGCCAACGGGTTCCGTCGCCGCGACCCGTGA
- a CDS encoding histidine phosphatase family protein, with translation MATVILVRHGRSSANAAGVLAGRMGGVKLDETGHAQAARAAERISEVRLAAVVSSPLERCRQTARTIMGAQPGPLEVATERGITECDYGEWQGRTLKELAREKLWATVQNQPSAAAFPGGESLGAMQARSVEAVRRHDAAVEAMHGASAVWVAVSHGDIIKSVLADALGMHLDLFQRINVDPASLSIIRYTPTRPYVLATNTHAGELGWLAPRKGRRGRRTDDAAVGGGAGPDGPAAPLSGRP, from the coding sequence ATGGCAACCGTGATCCTGGTGCGGCACGGCCGCAGCTCCGCCAACGCCGCGGGCGTCCTCGCCGGGCGGATGGGCGGCGTCAAGCTCGACGAGACCGGACACGCGCAGGCCGCCCGCGCCGCCGAGCGGATCTCCGAGGTGCGGCTCGCGGCCGTGGTCAGCAGCCCGCTGGAGCGGTGCCGGCAGACCGCGCGCACGATCATGGGGGCGCAGCCGGGGCCGCTGGAGGTGGCCACCGAGCGGGGCATCACCGAGTGCGACTACGGCGAGTGGCAGGGGCGCACCCTCAAGGAGCTGGCCCGGGAGAAGCTGTGGGCCACGGTGCAGAACCAGCCCTCGGCGGCGGCGTTCCCCGGCGGGGAGTCGCTGGGTGCGATGCAGGCGCGGTCCGTGGAGGCGGTACGCCGCCACGACGCCGCGGTGGAGGCCATGCACGGGGCGTCCGCGGTCTGGGTGGCGGTCAGCCACGGGGACATCATCAAGTCCGTCCTCGCCGACGCGCTGGGCATGCACCTGGACCTCTTCCAGCGGATCAACGTCGACCCGGCGTCGCTCTCGATCATCCGCTACACGCCGACGCGGCCCTACGTGCTCGCGACCAACACCCATGCCGGCGAGCTGGGCTGGCTGGCGCCGAGGAAGGGGCGCCGCGGCCGGCGCACGGACGACGCCGCCGTCGGCGGCGGAGCCGGACCGGACGGCCCCGCCGCCCCGCTTTCCGGCCGCCCCTAG
- a CDS encoding SCO1664 family protein — translation MIDPVVDLVEDDLVLEGRIMPASNATFVGTIGEVRVVYKPVAGERPLWDFPDGTLAHREVAAYLVAVATGWDVVPETWLREGPHGLGMVQRWQEPDPGQEAVTLVAEGEVPDGYRAVFDGLDGRDRPVTLVHEDSPALRRMAVFDIVVNNADRKGGHVLEMASGHRYGVDHGVTFHTDHKLRTVLWGWLGEPLTDEEVSVVATLRAALAGDLGEALGFHLTGPEIEATARRCERLLARGTLPAPRGEWPAIPWPPF, via the coding sequence GTGATCGACCCCGTGGTCGACCTCGTCGAGGACGACCTCGTCCTCGAGGGCCGCATCATGCCGGCGTCGAACGCCACGTTCGTCGGCACCATCGGCGAGGTCAGGGTCGTCTACAAGCCGGTCGCGGGGGAGCGGCCGCTGTGGGACTTCCCCGACGGCACGCTGGCGCACCGCGAGGTCGCGGCCTACCTGGTCGCCGTCGCGACCGGGTGGGACGTGGTGCCCGAGACCTGGCTGCGCGAGGGCCCGCACGGCCTCGGCATGGTGCAGCGGTGGCAGGAGCCCGACCCCGGCCAGGAGGCGGTGACGCTGGTCGCCGAGGGCGAGGTCCCCGACGGCTACCGCGCGGTCTTCGACGGCCTGGACGGACGCGACCGCCCCGTGACACTGGTGCACGAGGACTCCCCGGCGCTGCGGCGGATGGCGGTCTTCGACATCGTCGTCAACAACGCCGACCGCAAGGGCGGACACGTGCTGGAGATGGCGTCGGGCCACCGGTACGGCGTGGACCACGGCGTCACCTTCCACACCGACCACAAGCTGCGCACCGTGCTGTGGGGCTGGCTGGGGGAGCCGCTGACCGACGAGGAGGTGTCGGTGGTGGCGACGCTGCGCGCCGCGCTCGCCGGAGACCTGGGCGAGGCCCTCGGCTTCCACCTCACCGGGCCGGAGATCGAGGCGACCGCACGCCGCTGCGAGCGGCTGCTCGCGCGCGGCACGCTGCCCGCACCCCGGGGCGAGTGGCCGGCGATCCCCTGGCCGCCGTTCTGA
- the mshC gene encoding cysteine--1-D-myo-inosityl 2-amino-2-deoxy-alpha-D-glucopyranoside ligase, which yields MRAWPSPDLPTLPVQGPPVVVHDTATGEKVTTQPEGPARLYVCGITPYDATHLGHAATYVGFDLLNRAWRSAGHDVVYVQNVTDVDDPLLERANKVGTDWVELAERETELFRQDMAALRVLPPAHYIGAVEAIPLIVPLIERLERLGAVYRVEDDLYYSVTADPDFGAVSGWDREQMLRVFPERGGDPDRDGKKDPLDCVVWRGERPGEPAWDSPFGPGRPGWHIECTAIALEHLGATFDVQGGGSDLVFPHHEMGAGHAQVVDPDHRFARAYAHAGMVAYDGEKMSKSRGNLVFVSALRRSEVDPMAIRLALLRHHYRSDWEWTDDQLWAAVDTLARWRRALSLGAGAPAAPVVTEVLAAVADDLDAPRAVAAVDAWAAATLGTDGLADTSDPDAAVAVHRALDAALGLAL from the coding sequence ATGCGAGCGTGGCCGTCCCCGGACCTCCCGACCCTGCCCGTCCAGGGCCCCCCTGTCGTCGTCCACGACACCGCCACCGGCGAGAAGGTGACGACGCAGCCCGAGGGCCCGGCCCGGCTCTACGTCTGCGGGATCACGCCGTACGACGCCACCCACCTCGGCCACGCGGCGACGTACGTCGGGTTCGACCTGCTCAACCGGGCGTGGCGCAGCGCGGGCCACGACGTGGTCTACGTCCAGAACGTCACCGACGTCGACGACCCGCTGCTGGAGCGCGCGAACAAGGTAGGCACCGACTGGGTGGAGCTCGCCGAGCGTGAGACCGAGCTGTTCCGCCAGGACATGGCCGCGCTGCGGGTGCTGCCGCCCGCGCACTACATCGGCGCGGTCGAGGCGATCCCGCTCATCGTCCCGCTGATCGAGCGACTCGAGCGGCTCGGCGCGGTCTACCGGGTCGAGGACGACCTCTACTACTCGGTGACCGCGGACCCGGACTTCGGGGCCGTCTCCGGCTGGGACCGCGAGCAGATGCTGCGGGTCTTCCCCGAGCGCGGCGGCGACCCCGACCGCGACGGCAAGAAGGACCCGCTGGACTGCGTCGTCTGGCGCGGGGAGCGGCCCGGCGAGCCCGCGTGGGACAGCCCCTTCGGGCCCGGACGGCCCGGCTGGCACATCGAGTGCACCGCCATCGCGCTGGAGCACCTCGGCGCGACGTTCGACGTCCAGGGCGGCGGCAGCGACCTGGTCTTCCCGCACCACGAGATGGGCGCCGGCCACGCCCAGGTCGTCGACCCCGACCACCGGTTCGCGCGGGCCTACGCCCATGCCGGCATGGTCGCCTACGACGGCGAGAAGATGTCGAAGTCGCGGGGCAACCTCGTCTTCGTGTCCGCGCTCCGCCGCAGCGAGGTCGACCCGATGGCGATCCGTCTCGCGCTGCTACGGCACCACTACCGCTCGGACTGGGAGTGGACCGACGACCAGCTGTGGGCGGCGGTGGACACGCTCGCCCGGTGGCGCCGGGCCCTGTCCCTGGGGGCCGGGGCCCCGGCCGCGCCGGTGGTCACCGAGGTGCTCGCCGCCGTGGCCGACGACCTCGACGCGCCGCGGGCGGTGGCCGCGGTGGACGCCTGGGCGGCGGCGACGCTCGGCACCGACGGGCTCGCCGACACCAGCGACCCGGACGCCGCGGTCGCGGTGCACCGTGCGCTGGACGCGGCACTCGGCCTGGCGCTCTGA